The Deltaproteobacteria bacterium HGW-Deltaproteobacteria-4 genome segment TCAACGCCTTCCGGGCGATGGGGGCAGCCGTCCTCCTCATCACCCACCGCGAAGAGATCGCCCTGCAGGCCGACCGCGCCTCGCAACTCTGCGGCGGCAGGATCGTTTACTCCGGAACACCGGCACAGGTGACGACCTTCTACAAAGAAAGGCGCTGTCAGCTCTGTGACGGCGAAGTGTGCAGCCATGACTGATTTCGAGCGATTGATGAGCGCCTTTGGCGTCGCCGGCGGCGATCAGGCGATCCTTGGCGATACAAAGACCCCCCATCTGCTGGCGGTGGGACACAGCATTCTCAGCGCCCGTTCGGTAGCGGGACTGGAGGTCGAAACTGAAGAACAACGTGACGGCATCCGCGCTCGGGTACGCATCCTCGCCGGAGTGAAGCTGACCAACCCTCTCCACCTCTGTTTCGGCGTCCTCCATAAGCGCGGTACCCAGCGTATCGCCATGGAGGTGATGCTGGAGAAGGGGGCAAGCGCCACCTTTATCGCCCACTGCCTCTTGCCGGATGCCGTCAAAGTGCGCCACCTCATGGAGGCGCAGATAGAGATCGGCGAAGAGGCGCAGCTTTGCTACAGAGAAACCCACTACCACGGCCCGCACGGCGGGGTGAAGGTGGTGCCTAAGGCGCAGGTCAAGATCGCCCGCGCCGGCCGCTACTCATCCGATTTCACCCTGATTGTCGGCCGTGTCGGGGTACTCGCCATCGACTACAGCGTGGAGGTTGGCGAGGCTGCCGTCTGCGAACTGCTGGCGCGGGTCTTTGCCCACGCCAACGACCAGGTGCAGATCACGGAGAAGATCGTCCTCGCCGGCCGGAATGCCCGCGGCCTGATCAAAACCCGCATCGCGCTGGAGGATGACGCACAAGGGGAAGTGACCGGCATCACCGAAGGGCATGCCGCCGGAGCGCGCGGCCATGTCGACTGCCTGGAGATCGTCAAGGACCGCGCCGTCGCCAAGGCGATCCCCATTGTTCACGTCACCCATCCCGGCGCCAAGGTCACCCACGAAGCGGCGATCGGCAGTGTCGATCAACGTCAGCTGGAGACCTTGATGGCGCACGGCCTCACCCCCGAAGAAGCGGTGGAGGTGATCGTCAAGGGGATACTGGCGTAAGGCAAGGTGCCGCCGCACAACTGTTTTTTACGATCTCCCCATCTTTGCAACTTTGGGGTGATTGCTCTTGACCATTTCACTGTTAAGCTTTGGTTAAATACAATCAAGATTGACAGGAGGAGTTCATGCAGGAGGCGATGTTCTACGAAGAACGGGAGGACAATCGGGTGCGTTGCGGCCTGTGCCGCTTCCGCTGCCTGATTGCCGACGGCGCCCGCGGTCACTGCGGGGTCCGCGAGAACCAGGACGGCATCCTTTACAGTCTCGTCTACGGCAAGCTCTGCGCCGAGAACGTCGACCCCATCGAAAAGAAACCCCTTTTTCATTTCCAGCCGGGAAGCCGTTCCTACTCCATCGCCACGGTGGGGTGCAACTTCCGCTGCCGCCACTGCCAAAACTACGAAATCTCGCAGGTTGAGAAGGAGACGCCGATCCGGGGGATGGCACGCACTCCATCCGAAGTGGTGAAAAAAGCTATGGCGCATGGCTGTGCCTCCATTGCCTACACCTACACCGAACCGACCATCTTCTTTGAATTTGCCTATGACACCGCCCGAATCGCCCATGAAGCCGGCCTAAAGAACATCTTCGTCACCAACGGCTACATCACCCCCGAAGCCCTCGCCACCATCGCTCCCTGGCTCGACGCCGCCAATATCGATCTTAAGGGCTTCTCCGAAAACTTCTACCGCGACATCGTCCATGCCCGCCTGTCTGAGGTTCTCGATTCGATTATCGAGTATCGCAAACAGGGGATCTGGATCGAGCTCACTACCCTGATCATCCCCGGCCTCAATGACGATGAAAAGGAGCTGCAGGAACTCGCGAGCTTCATCGTTGCCAACCTCGGGGTCGACACCCCCTGGCACGTCAGCCAGTTCTACCCCACTTACAAACTGATGGACCGCCCCCGCACCCCCCTCGCCACCCTGCGCCGGGCGCGGGAGATCGGTCGCGCCGCCGGTCTGCGCTATGTCTACGAAGGAAATGTCCCCGGCGAGGGGGGAGAGAACACCTGGTGTCCGTCCTGTGCCGCCCTGCTCATCGAACGCTACGGCTTTGCCATCGGCACCAACCGCATCCGCAACGGGGTCTGCCCCGGTTGTGGCACTGCCATTGCCGGCATCGGTATGTGATCCCGAACCGGCCGGAAAGTTACCGGCCAAGGAGGAGTTATGCAACTCGAAATCCATAACGTCAAGATCGAGTATCCGGAAGGATGCAACATCATCCTCGGCCAGACCCACTTCATCAAGAGCGCGGAAGATCTTTATGAAATCATCGTCTCGGCGGTACCGCAGGCCCGCTTCGGCATCGCCTTTACCGAGGCATCCGGTCCCTGCCTGATCCGCACGGAAGGGAATGACGACGATCTGACCCGGGACTGCATCACCGCCCTCAAGGCGATCGGCGCCGGCCATGTCTTCTGCATCCTGCTGCGCGAGGCCTTTCCGATCAACGTCCTCAATCAGATCAAGCACTGCCCTGAGGTCTGCACCATCTACTGTGCCACCGCCAACCCCCTGCAGGTCATCGTCGCCTCTACTCTTCAGGGGTGGGGAATTCTCGGCGTCATCGACGGGGCGCCGCCCAAGGGGGTGGAGACCGATTTCGATCGACAGGAACGCCACGCACTGATGCGCCGGCTCGGCTACAAACGCTGAAGAGAGGGGAGAGTGTGACGATCCGGGTGCCCTGGAGTACGAGAAAGGAAGAAGCGCGCGACGTCATGTTCCGCGAGGATCTGATCGGCCGCGGCATTACGGATACAGCGGTGCTGCGGGCGATGCGCGAGGTGCCGCGGGAGGAATTTGTCGCCCCGGAACTTGCGGCCCATGCTTATGCCGATCACCCGTTGCCGATTGAAGAAGAGCAAACGATCTCGCAGCCCTACATCGTCGCTTATATGACCGAAGCGCTGGAGCTGTCCCCCACCGACCGGGTGCTGGAGATCGGTACCGGCTCCGGCTACGCCGCCGCAGTGTTGAGCCGGATTGCCACGACGGTCTACACCGTCGAACGGCTGGGGAGATTAGCCGCTAATGCTCGAGAACGATTAACAGCACTCGGCTACAGCAATATTGTCGTCCATGAAGGGGACGGCACCCTCGGCTGGCCGGAACATGCCCCATACGATGCTATCGTTGTCACCGCCGGGGCGCCGAAACTGCCGGAAGCACTTCTCGAGCAACTCGCCCCGGGCGGACGGATGGTCATCCCCATCGGCCCGACCTCCTTCCTGCAGATGCTGGTCCGGGTCAGGCGGCGCGGTGAAAATGATTACCACAGTGAAGAACTCTGCCCGGTCCGCTTCGTCCCCCTGATCGGTGCGGCCGGGTGGTAAGGAACAAAAAAAAATGCTCATGTGACGAGGTGTGCCATGGCATACAATGACGGATTAGCCAGGAGTGCGTTGAATCTTCCGAGTACCTTCAAGGACAGCCGGGTGCGGGGAAAGTTTCTCAGTGAAGGAATGGAGCTGGCCGAGAAGGTCCAACAGCTCCTGCTGCCAAAAAGTTCACCTTCCTGCAACTGGTGCCGCAGCGGCGTCAAGAACCGGATGGCGTCGGGACTCGGCGGCGACTACTTCGATATCATCAATATGCCCGATGAATGCCAAACCCTCTTTATCGGTGATGTCACCGGCCATGGCCTGCATGCGTCGATGGTCATGTCCCTGATCTATGGTTTCATTCATCCCGTCGCCGTCGGCAGCTGTGCGCCACTCGAACTGGTGCAGCAGGTCAACCGCTTCCTCATCGAGTTTGCCCGCCGCTCGGAGACCATCGACCAGTACTTCTCCTCCTCCCTTTTCTACGGGATCATCGATCCACGCACCTTCGCCATGCATTATGTCAATGCCGGCCAGGTTCCTGCTCTGGTCCTCCGCGATGGAAAGGTCGAAGAACTGCACTCCACCGGCCCGCCCATCGGTTT includes the following:
- a CDS encoding FeS assembly protein SufBD, which codes for MTDFERLMSAFGVAGGDQAILGDTKTPHLLAVGHSILSARSVAGLEVETEEQRDGIRARVRILAGVKLTNPLHLCFGVLHKRGTQRIAMEVMLEKGASATFIAHCLLPDAVKVRHLMEAQIEIGEEAQLCYRETHYHGPHGGVKVVPKAQVKIARAGRYSSDFTLIVGRVGVLAIDYSVEVGEAAVCELLARVFAHANDQVQITEKIVLAGRNARGLIKTRIALEDDAQGEVTGITEGHAAGARGHVDCLEIVKDRAVAKAIPIVHVTHPGAKVTHEAAIGSVDQRQLETLMAHGLTPEEAVEVIVKGILA
- the amrS gene encoding AmmeMemoRadiSam system radical SAM enzyme, coding for MQEAMFYEEREDNRVRCGLCRFRCLIADGARGHCGVRENQDGILYSLVYGKLCAENVDPIEKKPLFHFQPGSRSYSIATVGCNFRCRHCQNYEISQVEKETPIRGMARTPSEVVKKAMAHGCASIAYTYTEPTIFFEFAYDTARIAHEAGLKNIFVTNGYITPEALATIAPWLDAANIDLKGFSENFYRDIVHARLSEVLDSIIEYRKQGIWIELTTLIIPGLNDDEKELQELASFIVANLGVDTPWHVSQFYPTYKLMDRPRTPLATLRRAREIGRAAGLRYVYEGNVPGEGGENTWCPSCAALLIERYGFAIGTNRIRNGVCPGCGTAIAGIGM
- a CDS encoding adenosine monophosphate-protein transferase translates to MQLEIHNVKIEYPEGCNIILGQTHFIKSAEDLYEIIVSAVPQARFGIAFTEASGPCLIRTEGNDDDLTRDCITALKAIGAGHVFCILLREAFPINVLNQIKHCPEVCTIYCATANPLQVIVASTLQGWGILGVIDGAPPKGVETDFDRQERHALMRRLGYKR
- a CDS encoding protein-L-isoaspartate O-methyltransferase, translated to MFREDLIGRGITDTAVLRAMREVPREEFVAPELAAHAYADHPLPIEEEQTISQPYIVAYMTEALELSPTDRVLEIGTGSGYAAAVLSRIATTVYTVERLGRLAANARERLTALGYSNIVVHEGDGTLGWPEHAPYDAIVVTAGAPKLPEALLEQLAPGGRMVIPIGPTSFLQMLVRVRRRGENDYHSEELCPVRFVPLIGAAGW
- a CDS encoding serine/threonine-protein phosphatase, with the translated sequence MAYNDGLARSALNLPSTFKDSRVRGKFLSEGMELAEKVQQLLLPKSSPSCNWCRSGVKNRMASGLGGDYFDIINMPDECQTLFIGDVTGHGLHASMVMSLIYGFIHPVAVGSCAPLELVQQVNRFLIEFARRSETIDQYFSSSLFYGIIDPRTFAMHYVNAGQVPALVLRDGKVEELHSTGPPIGFFEMPEIQLQSYSFARGDRLLLYTDGIIETANASGEPFGLERLKELLQTTAGTDHHEFLCLLFQSLSDFGVSDPPEDDCSAIVIDLHGCRA